One genomic segment of Gemmatimonadaceae bacterium includes these proteins:
- the rplB gene encoding 50S ribosomal protein L2, whose product MGIRQFKPVTKSSRFRSVSDFSEITTTTPEKSLLEPIKKSGGRDNHGHISMRRRGGGHKRQYRIIDFKRNKHGVAGTVSTIEYDPNRSARIALITYADGEKRYIIHPKGLAVGDTVMAGPGSDIRNGNALPLAEMPLGTAVHNIELKIGKGAQLCRSAGMSAQVVAKEGEYVTLRMPSTEMRLVHGRCYATIGVVGNEEHELISWGKAGKTRWKGRRPKVRGEVMNPVDHPHGGRTRGGRNVVSPWGKKEGVKTRNKKKSSERLIVRGRKRGKATQ is encoded by the coding sequence ATGGGAATTCGTCAATTCAAGCCGGTGACCAAGAGCTCGCGCTTCCGTTCGGTCTCGGATTTTTCCGAGATCACGACGACGACGCCCGAGAAGTCGCTGCTCGAGCCGATCAAGAAGTCGGGCGGGCGCGACAATCACGGTCACATCTCGATGCGCCGCCGCGGCGGTGGCCACAAGCGGCAGTATCGCATCATCGATTTCAAGCGCAACAAGCACGGCGTGGCCGGTACCGTCTCGACCATCGAGTACGATCCGAACCGCTCGGCGCGTATTGCGTTGATCACGTACGCCGACGGCGAGAAGCGCTACATCATCCACCCGAAGGGGCTGGCGGTGGGCGACACGGTGATGGCCGGTCCGGGCTCGGACATCCGCAACGGCAACGCGTTGCCGCTCGCCGAGATGCCGCTGGGGACGGCCGTTCACAACATTGAATTAAAGATCGGGAAAGGCGCGCAGCTCTGCCGCTCGGCGGGCATGTCGGCGCAGGTCGTGGCGAAAGAGGGCGAGTACGTGACGCTCCGCATGCCGTCGACCGAAATGCGTCTCGTGCACGGCCGCTGCTACGCGACGATCGGCGTCGTGGGCAACGAGGAGCACGAGCTGATCTCGTGGGGCAAGGCCGGCAAGACGCGCTGGAAGGGCCGGCGCCCGAAGGTGCGCGGTGAAGTCATGAATCCGGTCGATCACCCGCACGGTGGCCGGACGCGCGGCGGACGAAACGTCGTCAGCCCGTGGGGCAAGAAGGAAGGCGTCAAGACGCGCAACAAGAAGAAGTCGTCCGAGCGCCTCATCGTCCGCGGCCGCAAGCGCGGCAAAGCGACTCAATAA
- a CDS encoding 50S ribosomal protein L23, translated as MPTLHRTIVRPLITEKTSSAYQARGEYVFEVHPDATKTQIRSAIEQLFGVKVTGVWTMNVRGKEKRMGRSIGRRPNWKKAIVTLREGDTIEIFEG; from the coding sequence ATGCCCACCCTGCACCGCACCATTGTGCGTCCGTTGATCACCGAGAAGACGTCGTCCGCGTATCAGGCGCGCGGCGAGTACGTGTTCGAGGTGCATCCGGATGCGACGAAGACGCAGATCCGTTCGGCGATCGAGCAGCTCTTCGGCGTGAAAGTCACCGGCGTTTGGACGATGAACGTGCGCGGCAAGGAAAAGCGCATGGGACGCAGCATCGGCCGCCGCCCCAACTGGAAGAAGGCGATCGTGACGCTCCGCGAGGGTGACACGATCGAGATCTTCGAAGGCTGA
- the rplD gene encoding 50S ribosomal protein L4, with amino-acid sequence MAENSTTTFQAAAYSSQGTSRDAVALPETLFDGTVNMPVMHQAVKAFLANQRQGNAATKIRKYVTGGNQKPWKQKGTGRARQGSTRAPHWVGGGTVFGPIPRSYAQYVPRQVRALARKSAFNARARENAIIVIDQFNYDAPKTARLKGLVERLGVADKKVLILTDGVKTNVFLSGRNLPTVHVMPYADVSTYHILWSDVVLIESSAIGDGMQPLANEKAEAVAPKRAPAKAPAKKASAAKKSTPAKQGAKAAAKKAPAKKASAKKAPAKKAAAKKKSPNAQRPSPNAKKRK; translated from the coding sequence ATGGCTGAGAACTCGACTACCACATTCCAGGCGGCCGCGTACTCGTCGCAGGGGACGTCGCGCGATGCCGTCGCGCTCCCCGAGACGTTGTTCGACGGAACCGTCAACATGCCGGTCATGCACCAGGCGGTGAAGGCGTTTCTCGCCAATCAGCGCCAGGGCAACGCGGCGACGAAGATTCGCAAGTACGTCACCGGCGGCAATCAGAAGCCGTGGAAGCAGAAGGGCACGGGTCGCGCCCGCCAGGGCTCGACGCGCGCGCCGCACTGGGTCGGCGGCGGCACGGTGTTCGGTCCGATTCCGCGCAGCTACGCGCAGTACGTGCCGCGCCAGGTGAGAGCCCTCGCTCGCAAGTCGGCCTTCAATGCGCGCGCGCGCGAGAACGCGATCATCGTGATCGACCAGTTCAACTACGACGCGCCGAAGACCGCGCGCCTGAAGGGGCTCGTCGAGCGGCTGGGCGTCGCTGATAAGAAAGTGCTCATTCTCACCGACGGCGTGAAGACGAACGTCTTCCTGTCGGGCCGCAATCTGCCGACCGTGCACGTGATGCCGTACGCCGACGTGTCGACGTATCACATCCTGTGGTCGGACGTGGTGTTGATCGAGTCGTCGGCGATCGGCGACGGCATGCAGCCGCTGGCGAACGAGAAGGCTGAAGCGGTGGCGCCGAAGCGCGCGCCGGCGAAGGCTCCGGCCAAGAAGGCGTCCGCCGCGAAGAAGTCGACACCAGCGAAGCAGGGCGCGAAGGCGGCCGCGAAGAAGGCGCCAGCGAAGAAAGCGTCGGCGAAGAAGGCGCCAGCGAAGAAGGCAGCGGCGAAGAAGAAGTCGCCCAACGCCCAACGCCCATCGCCCAACGCGAAGAAGAGGAAGTAG
- the rplC gene encoding 50S ribosomal protein L3 has translation MIGIIGKKLGMTQIFNEQGQQIPVTVIEAEPNPVLAVTDKAKAGHASIQLGLGSARLRRDNAKGERTPKGHRASKAAVGHAKKANLETVPRVLRSVRLDEPGNAKIEVPAYNVGDVVKVDVFAVGDTVKVTGTSKGRGFQGIVKRHKAGGGPNTHGNTKHRRPGSIGPGTDPSRVIKGKAMPGHYGDERHTQTHLRVEKIDTDRNLIYIRGSVAGKAGGIVVVRKQG, from the coding sequence ATGATAGGCATCATTGGCAAGAAGCTGGGCATGACCCAGATCTTCAACGAACAAGGGCAGCAGATCCCCGTCACGGTGATCGAAGCCGAGCCGAATCCGGTGCTCGCCGTGACCGACAAGGCCAAGGCGGGGCACGCGTCGATCCAGCTCGGGCTGGGCAGCGCGCGTCTGCGCCGCGACAACGCCAAGGGCGAGCGGACCCCCAAGGGTCACCGCGCGTCGAAGGCCGCGGTCGGCCACGCGAAGAAGGCGAATCTCGAGACCGTGCCGCGCGTGCTGCGGTCGGTGCGTCTCGACGAGCCGGGGAACGCGAAGATCGAAGTGCCGGCGTACAACGTCGGCGACGTCGTGAAGGTCGACGTGTTCGCGGTCGGCGACACGGTCAAGGTCACGGGCACGTCGAAGGGCCGCGGATTTCAGGGCATCGTCAAGCGCCACAAGGCGGGCGGTGGTCCGAACACGCACGGCAACACGAAGCACCGTCGTCCCGGCTCGATCGGACCTGGCACAGATCCGTCGCGCGTCATCAAGGGCAAGGCCATGCCGGGCCACTATGGCGACGAGCGTCACACGCAGACTCATCTCCGCGTCGAGAAGATCGATACGGATCGCAATCTGATCTACATCCGCGGCTCGGTCGCCGGCAAAGCCGGTGGCATCGTCGTCGTGCGGAAGCAGGGCTAA
- the rpsJ gene encoding 30S ribosomal protein S10: MGVHAHRPSPNAQRTQRTLMAGRIRIRLKAFDHAVIDQASADIVRTAEKTGAQVSGPIPLPTKTQRWTVLRSPHVDKKSREQFELKTHKRVIDILDSRAQTVDALTKLDLPAGVDVEIKVE, translated from the coding sequence ATGGGCGTACATGCCCATCGCCCATCGCCCAACGCCCAACGCACACAGAGAACTCTCATGGCAGGCAGAATTCGTATCCGTCTCAAGGCCTTCGATCACGCGGTGATCGATCAGGCGTCGGCGGACATCGTGCGGACGGCGGAGAAGACGGGCGCGCAGGTGTCCGGTCCGATTCCGCTGCCCACCAAGACGCAGCGGTGGACGGTGCTCCGGTCGCCGCACGTCGACAAGAAGTCGCGCGAGCAGTTCGAGCTCAAGACACACAAGCGGGTGATCGACATTCTCGATTCCCGCGCGCAGACGGTGGACGCGCTCACCAAGCTGGATTTGCCGGCGGGCGTGGACGTCGAGATCAAGGTCGAGTAG